One stretch of Scophthalmus maximus strain ysfricsl-2021 chromosome 12, ASM2237912v1, whole genome shotgun sequence DNA includes these proteins:
- the LOC124850875 gene encoding ragulator complex protein LAMTOR4-like has translation MTTAALTAGLDRIPDQLGYLVISEDGVLASAGELENDEHTAGVMMEMVRTASRFRLQGSADPPFKRMSVILEDFVYTVTVSGQKVFVVKRQNNQQEPISI, from the exons atg ACCACCGCGGCCCTGACCGCGGGTCTGGACCGGATCCCGGACCAGCTCGGATACCTGGTGATCAGTGAGGACGGAGTTCTGGCC TCGGCAGGTGAGCTGGAGAACGACGAACACACGGCGGGTGTGATGATGGAGATGGTTCGAACGGCGAGTCGCTTCAGGTTACAGGGGTCAGCCGATCCGCCCTTCAAACGCAtgtcag TGATTCTGGAAGACTTCGTTTACACGGTGACGGTATCTGGTCAGAAAGTTTTCGTGGTCAAACGACAGAACAACCAACAGGAACCAATCAGCATCTGA